The following coding sequences are from one Psychrobacter sp. AH5 window:
- a CDS encoding DUF4112 domain-containing protein, translated as MVKLSDSFKRYSKKPVANEIQTAYEINLAEHGLTREQVIATERKLAKFANTMDSVVRIPFTQQGLGADAALSTIPLAGDIAGLILTSYAFILGRQLGVPASKMTPAVQLALVDTVVGIVPGIGTLLDIFIRPSRKTLTIVHQHLQDEYGITETTHLDRPFLHQSLEDKQRQSAIWRNPIVAWIYLHIPDILGLIIILLVVLGLWTMIKWLIGLFS; from the coding sequence ATGGTTAAACTATCCGATTCATTCAAACGTTACTCAAAGAAACCAGTCGCTAATGAGATACAAACGGCTTATGAGATCAATCTTGCCGAACATGGCTTGACACGCGAGCAGGTAATTGCCACTGAGCGTAAGCTTGCCAAGTTTGCTAATACTATGGATTCGGTAGTCCGCATTCCTTTTACTCAGCAAGGTTTGGGCGCGGATGCGGCGCTGTCAACCATTCCGTTAGCAGGTGATATAGCCGGTCTGATATTGACCAGTTACGCCTTTATATTAGGCCGTCAATTAGGCGTACCGGCTAGTAAAATGACCCCAGCGGTGCAGCTGGCACTGGTTGATACCGTAGTAGGAATAGTGCCCGGCATTGGCACTTTACTTGATATCTTTATTCGTCCTAGCCGCAAAACCTTAACCATTGTCCATCAGCACTTACAAGACGAGTACGGCATCACTGAGACGACGCATTTAGATAGGCCATTTTTGCATCAAAGCTTGGAAGATAAGCAGCGTCAAAGCGCTATTTGGCGCAATCCTATCGTCGCTTGGATTTATTTGCACATTCCTGATATTTTAGGGCTAATTATCATCCTCTTGGTGGTTTTAGGACTTTGGACAATGATTAAATGGCTGATTGGCCTATTTTCTTAA
- the ubiA gene encoding 4-hydroxybenzoate octaprenyltransferase — protein sequence MTTTRMPLSLKQKLYAYMQLTRFDKPVGIELLLWPTLWGVMLAAMGQAQQQGAVAGLPSLKLFIIFALGAILMRAAGCAINDFADRKVDGHVTRTKGRPLADGRLSGREAIAAFLVLVILSASLLLFLPIQVFYWSLAAVVLAFIYPFMKRFTHLPQVFLAAAFGWAIPMAYVAVQGAPDIWCWLVFIAYMCWTVAYDTQYAMADRADDLKIGVKSTAILFGRFDIVIISILQVTFLLIMGVVLWHYFALTSLSIIPVFGLALVAMMFTKQNSACASRQPIPCFQAFLANIWVGRYLFALVAISCIWTTFNG from the coding sequence ATGACTACTACTCGCATGCCTTTGAGCTTAAAACAAAAATTATACGCTTATATGCAATTAACCCGTTTTGATAAGCCAGTAGGTATTGAGCTATTGCTATGGCCAACTTTGTGGGGAGTGATGCTAGCGGCTATGGGGCAAGCGCAGCAGCAAGGGGCAGTAGCTGGCCTGCCAAGTCTAAAGCTATTTATCATCTTTGCGCTTGGAGCAATATTGATGCGAGCAGCGGGCTGTGCGATTAATGACTTTGCCGATCGTAAAGTCGATGGTCATGTAACACGCACTAAAGGTCGCCCTTTAGCGGATGGTCGCCTCTCTGGGCGTGAGGCTATCGCTGCATTTTTAGTGTTGGTTATACTTAGTGCTAGCCTGTTACTGTTCTTACCGATACAAGTGTTTTACTGGTCGCTTGCTGCGGTGGTGCTAGCTTTTATTTATCCGTTTATGAAACGCTTTACCCACTTGCCGCAAGTGTTTTTGGCCGCCGCCTTTGGTTGGGCGATACCGATGGCCTATGTAGCAGTACAAGGCGCGCCAGATATTTGGTGCTGGCTAGTGTTCATTGCATATATGTGCTGGACGGTCGCCTATGATACCCAATATGCAATGGCAGACCGCGCAGATGATCTCAAAATTGGCGTCAAGTCCACCGCTATCTTATTTGGGCGTTTTGACATCGTTATTATCTCTATCCTGCAAGTAACTTTTTTATTAATTATGGGCGTGGTACTGTGGCATTACTTTGCGCTGACTAGCTTGAGCATTATTCCGGTCTTTGGCTTAGCGTTAGTAGCGATGATGTTTACCAAACAAAACAGTGCTTGCGCTAGTCGTCAGCCTATACCATGCTTTCAAGCTTTTTTAGCTAATATTTGGGTCGGACGCTATCTATTTGCTTTAGTCGCTATATCTTGTATATGGACCACCTTTAATGGTTAA
- a CDS encoding class I SAM-dependent methyltransferase has protein sequence MLANHTKLLYVDNAQLSFIDSLQTLISDHNLPIVLIPELIEGKLKQRLVQLNTAAEQAALILDNKHKLSLVSGGLSVAPEWDKLQRRVVSAGRKSELILQAAKISADSQVLDATAGFGHDSLILASTGAQVLMLEQQPLMALLLLAEQQRMSQQPNWQKLMARLTIINCDALSYFAHLPNNFDEAKRAVNVVYLDPMFPADSYQDSKTGKGAKVGKQMQALHQLAEPPTLAEEQQLLQSAQALVSQSSKKQGRVVVKRPQQAPFLANKAPDESWHNAAVRFDGYFI, from the coding sequence TTGCTGGCTAATCATACCAAACTCCTTTATGTGGATAACGCGCAGCTGTCGTTTATTGACAGTCTGCAAACCTTAATCAGCGACCATAACTTACCAATAGTACTTATTCCTGAACTGATTGAGGGAAAGCTTAAGCAGCGCTTAGTACAGTTAAACACTGCAGCTGAGCAAGCGGCTTTAATATTAGATAATAAACATAAATTGTCTTTAGTAAGCGGTGGTCTAAGCGTCGCGCCAGAGTGGGATAAATTGCAGCGGCGAGTGGTCAGTGCAGGGCGCAAATCGGAGCTGATTTTGCAAGCAGCCAAGATTAGCGCAGACTCTCAAGTGCTAGACGCCACCGCTGGCTTTGGTCATGATAGCTTGATATTAGCGAGCACGGGCGCGCAAGTATTGATGCTTGAGCAGCAGCCGCTCATGGCATTATTATTGCTGGCTGAGCAGCAGCGCATGAGTCAGCAGCCCAACTGGCAAAAGCTTATGGCGCGCTTAACTATCATCAATTGCGACGCGCTAAGTTATTTTGCTCATTTGCCTAATAATTTTGACGAAGCAAAAAGAGCTGTTAATGTGGTTTATTTAGATCCCATGTTTCCAGCAGATAGCTATCAAGATAGCAAGACTGGCAAAGGCGCTAAAGTAGGCAAGCAGATGCAAGCGCTGCATCAATTAGCCGAGCCGCCAACCCTAGCTGAGGAGCAGCAGTTATTACAAAGCGCTCAAGCTCTCGTTAGTCAAAGCTCAAAAAAGCAAGGTCGAGTTGTTGTAAAAAGACCCCAGCAAGCGCCATTTTTGGCTAATAAAGCGCCCGATGAGAGCTGGCATAATGCGGCAGTGCGTTTCGATGGTTATTTTATTTAG
- a CDS encoding undecaprenyl-diphosphate phosphatase — protein sequence MDIILLIQAVIMGIVEGITEFLPISSTGYLILSADIMGFWTKEKVDLFVVVVQLGAILAVIYDYWGRLWQALMGLITGQSDTMANPRQLGFSLIIATIPVMIVGFAFADEIKTYLFNPIVVAIMLIIGGLLIFYVEKRPKTIVAKEAEDVSFKTALKIGLFQCLALIPGTSRSGATIIGALWLGVSRKASAEFSFFLGIPVIVGAGLLDLLKHHEVLTNSEDWLVLAIGTVVSFIVALLCIRWLVAWVSRRDFTIFAWLRIVTGVIVLVAAWGFGYQFAG from the coding sequence TTGGATATTATTTTATTAATTCAAGCCGTCATCATGGGTATTGTTGAAGGTATCACTGAGTTTTTACCCATCTCTAGCACCGGCTATCTAATTTTATCCGCTGATATAATGGGCTTTTGGACGAAAGAAAAAGTCGATCTGTTCGTGGTGGTAGTGCAGCTAGGCGCTATCCTCGCGGTAATTTACGACTATTGGGGCAGGCTGTGGCAAGCGCTGATGGGCTTGATTACCGGTCAATCCGATACGATGGCAAACCCGCGCCAGCTGGGCTTTAGTCTGATTATCGCTACCATCCCAGTGATGATAGTCGGCTTCGCTTTTGCCGATGAGATTAAAACCTATCTGTTTAATCCTATCGTCGTTGCTATCATGCTGATTATCGGCGGTTTACTCATCTTTTATGTCGAAAAGCGTCCCAAAACTATCGTTGCAAAAGAGGCGGAAGACGTCAGTTTCAAAACCGCGCTAAAGATAGGCTTGTTTCAATGCTTAGCTCTGATACCAGGTACTTCACGTTCTGGTGCGACTATTATTGGCGCGCTTTGGCTTGGCGTCTCGCGTAAAGCTTCGGCAGAGTTTTCTTTCTTTTTGGGTATTCCGGTTATTGTTGGTGCCGGTTTACTTGATTTGCTCAAACACCATGAGGTGCTGACTAATAGCGAGGATTGGCTAGTGTTAGCGATAGGAACGGTAGTATCCTTCATCGTGGCACTACTGTGTATTCGCTGGCTAGTGGCGTGGGTGAGTCGTCGTGATTTCACTATCTTTGCTTGGCTACGTATTGTCACAGGCGTCATTGTATTAGTCGCCGCTTGGGGTTTTGGGTATCAATTTGCTGGCTAA
- the mnmC gene encoding FAD-dependent 5-carboxymethylaminomethyl-2-thiouridine(34) oxidoreductase MnmC, translated as MSTPSLSSTDYSNIIRPANIKWESDDTGNKVPVSGEFGDVYFSHADGLAESRHVFIAGNQLPERLAALAFDQCFTIAELGFGTGLNLLAIWQLWQQLRRKNNHLATARLHFITTEKHPIPLDDLTKILAIWAQRAPELTDTINQLLAVYPTLIAGCHRLHFAKDNLTVDIWLGDAALSLTKLATDTLVTDSLDKKPHVDAWLLDGFAPSCNESLWAEAVFEQIQRLSTTGTTAATYSCAGVVKRALQNNGFSIKKVKGFGRKREMLTAIMEERSALNNPNSQHSNDHSTHHIVIGAGVAGLMIAWSLANRGIKITLVDKIAPLAGASGNPRGLLAPKMTPIHHVDEHLHTIGYLYSSRRYRQFNEQATEHDMSPIIEMTGALDLLLKANIDSRQVADYPDDIATTLSIDEAKVLTGLRQQDLTENLYLPQSGLVNPQALKDIILSHPLIRFVPLEVTQIDEKKEHVSVSGYQNSEKTAPKQLTLTADNVVICAAFESHRLDQRIFDCRKIRGQLSWFIPTTEQLANLPKLPLKYGGYCALFTPKRGDNHLNPVIENEPQFLLGASFVRNDIDTAIRTDEHELSRNKLIKAIPELEAVIPADTSHWQARAGIRTQTPDYHPIAGQLANSQRLWVMSAMGAKGYAYAPICAEALTAMMLGEFGPLSSEMLDKLSPSRERLKTSLKS; from the coding sequence ATGTCTACTCCTTCTCTAAGCTCTACAGACTATTCAAACATTATTCGCCCTGCCAATATCAAGTGGGAGAGTGATGATACCGGTAATAAAGTGCCGGTATCTGGTGAGTTTGGTGATGTTTACTTCTCTCATGCTGATGGTTTGGCAGAGTCGCGCCACGTTTTTATTGCTGGTAATCAGCTCCCTGAGCGGTTAGCGGCACTTGCCTTTGATCAATGCTTTACTATCGCCGAGTTAGGTTTTGGTACGGGTCTAAATTTATTAGCCATCTGGCAGTTGTGGCAGCAGTTACGCCGCAAAAACAATCATCTAGCCACAGCGCGCTTGCATTTTATCACTACCGAAAAGCATCCTATACCGCTAGATGATCTGACAAAAATACTGGCTATATGGGCGCAGCGTGCTCCTGAGCTGACAGATACTATTAACCAGCTATTAGCGGTTTATCCTACGCTTATCGCAGGCTGTCATCGTCTGCATTTCGCTAAAGATAATCTAACCGTTGATATCTGGCTTGGCGATGCAGCGCTAAGTTTGACCAAGTTAGCGACGGATACTTTAGTAACCGATAGCTTAGACAAAAAACCGCATGTCGATGCTTGGCTGCTAGATGGTTTTGCGCCTTCGTGTAATGAGTCTTTATGGGCAGAGGCAGTATTTGAGCAAATACAGCGCTTATCTACGACTGGTACTACCGCTGCCACTTATAGCTGTGCAGGAGTGGTAAAACGCGCGCTACAGAACAACGGCTTTAGCATCAAAAAAGTCAAAGGTTTTGGGCGTAAGCGTGAGATGCTCACGGCTATTATGGAAGAGAGATCAGCGCTAAATAACCCTAATAGCCAGCATAGCAATGACCACAGCACCCACCATATCGTTATCGGCGCAGGAGTTGCTGGATTAATGATAGCTTGGTCATTAGCCAATCGCGGTATCAAAATCACCTTAGTCGATAAAATAGCTCCCTTGGCGGGCGCTTCAGGTAATCCACGTGGCCTACTTGCGCCGAAGATGACGCCTATTCATCATGTTGATGAGCACTTGCATACTATTGGCTATCTTTATAGCAGCCGCCGCTATCGTCAGTTTAATGAGCAAGCAACAGAGCACGATATGTCTCCTATTATCGAGATGACCGGCGCGCTTGATTTACTACTCAAAGCCAACATCGATAGTCGTCAAGTTGCTGATTATCCTGACGATATAGCCACCACTTTATCTATTGATGAAGCAAAAGTGCTTACAGGTTTGCGGCAGCAGGATTTGACCGAAAACCTCTATCTACCGCAGTCAGGCTTAGTTAATCCGCAAGCTTTAAAGGACATCATCCTTAGTCATCCGCTGATTCGTTTTGTACCGTTAGAAGTTACTCAAATAGATGAGAAAAAAGAGCATGTAAGCGTTAGCGGATATCAAAATTCTGAGAAAACCGCTCCCAAACAGCTTACCTTAACCGCCGATAATGTGGTGATTTGCGCCGCGTTTGAGAGTCACAGGTTAGATCAGCGTATCTTTGATTGTCGCAAAATTCGTGGGCAGCTGTCTTGGTTTATCCCTACTACTGAGCAGCTAGCAAACTTGCCAAAATTACCGCTGAAATATGGCGGCTACTGTGCGTTATTTACCCCAAAAAGGGGCGATAATCATTTAAATCCAGTAATCGAAAATGAGCCGCAGTTTTTACTGGGGGCAAGCTTTGTGCGTAATGATATCGATACCGCTATTCGTACAGATGAGCATGAGCTTAGCCGTAACAAGTTAATCAAAGCCATTCCTGAGCTTGAAGCTGTGATTCCAGCGGATACTAGTCATTGGCAAGCGCGCGCTGGTATTCGCACCCAAACCCCTGACTATCATCCTATTGCCGGACAATTGGCCAATAGCCAGCGTTTATGGGTGATGAGTGCGATGGGTGCTAAAGGTTATGCTTATGCGCCGATATGCGCTGAGGCTCTAACCGCTATGATGCTAGGAGAATTTGGCCCTTTATCTAGTGAGATGCTTGATAAATTATCGCCAAGTCGCGAGAGATTAAAAACGTCTTTAAAATCGTAG